A single genomic interval of Mucilaginibacter boryungensis harbors:
- a CDS encoding RNA polymerase sigma factor: MSKEMNNSVPTDNEVILGILNNSETVLKRLYLAYFPMVLQLIINNSGTQDDAKDIYQEAIIVLYNKVKGGEFELSSKLKTFIYSVCRRLWLKRLSQMNRYGGDIRDFQEHLPVEEDVDLHSDRDIQFGKMESSLKLLGEPCKTIIEDFYINDRSMQEICEKFGYTNADNAKTQKYKCLQRLKKLFFQQK; encoded by the coding sequence GTGAGTAAAGAGATGAACAACAGTGTGCCAACCGATAATGAAGTGATATTGGGCATACTCAATAATTCGGAAACGGTATTGAAAAGATTGTATCTCGCTTACTTTCCAATGGTATTGCAATTAATAATTAACAATAGCGGTACCCAGGATGATGCCAAAGATATTTATCAGGAGGCTATTATAGTTCTTTATAACAAAGTTAAAGGCGGCGAATTTGAGCTGAGTAGCAAGCTGAAAACCTTTATCTACTCTGTATGCAGGCGCTTATGGCTTAAACGCTTAAGCCAAATGAACCGGTACGGAGGGGATATCAGGGATTTTCAGGAGCATTTACCTGTTGAGGAGGATGTTGACCTGCACAGCGACCGCGATATACAATTCGGTAAAATGGAAAGCTCGCTTAAATTATTAGGCGAACCTTGTAAAACAATTATCGAAGACTTTTATATTAATGACAGATCGATGCAGGAGATCTGCGAGAAGTTTGGTTACACCAATGCGGATAATGCCAAAACTCAAAAATATAAATGCCTGCAAAGGTTGAAGAAATTGTTTTTTCAGCAGAAGTAA